One Tessaracoccus lacteus DNA window includes the following coding sequences:
- a CDS encoding MFS transporter, whose amino-acid sequence MLPLLALMVTGSAAQAGLVGTVQAVLTQAFLIPGGLIIDRFDRKRLIVLSGVINAVVLFLLAVLGWSGQLSLGVLLGAAAVFGLTSGWLGEASDALLRSVVTVERYPQAITVNEGRDAALRLAAAPVGGFLLGIATGASLAIAAALQCLSAILIRPLRVAPTGGEKAQGALGLMVEAVRWLRHRPRALLLALLVGAVNFSVSGVMTTTQFTAVARTGRALDAGLLTTAAGISVIVGAIVAGVVIRQIRTGFVISLTFLWLAVGMAGIAVFNSGAPLVVLLMLTFLGVPAINAAMAGYFFASTPESMQGRAQALLATFSVGIGAVAPFLVGLALQGFGPTVAYTVALSPMLVALGVSVFAKRIREIPRPAQWRDLPL is encoded by the coding sequence GTGCTGCCGCTTCTGGCACTCATGGTCACCGGGTCGGCTGCCCAAGCGGGCCTCGTCGGCACGGTTCAGGCTGTCCTCACTCAGGCTTTTCTCATACCCGGTGGGCTGATCATTGATCGATTCGACCGCAAGCGACTTATTGTCCTCAGCGGCGTGATTAACGCCGTTGTGCTGTTCCTACTCGCGGTCCTGGGATGGTCCGGACAACTGTCTCTCGGCGTCCTGCTGGGGGCAGCAGCGGTCTTCGGATTGACCAGCGGGTGGCTGGGGGAAGCCAGCGATGCCCTCCTGCGGAGCGTGGTGACAGTGGAGCGCTATCCCCAGGCCATTACGGTCAATGAGGGCCGCGATGCGGCGTTACGGCTCGCAGCCGCCCCTGTCGGTGGTTTTCTTCTGGGTATCGCAACTGGCGCGAGCCTCGCGATAGCGGCAGCGCTTCAGTGCCTCTCGGCCATACTGATTCGCCCGCTGCGAGTTGCCCCTACGGGTGGTGAGAAGGCGCAAGGTGCATTGGGCCTCATGGTGGAGGCAGTCAGGTGGCTTCGGCATCGACCCCGCGCGTTACTCCTCGCGTTGTTGGTGGGCGCTGTCAACTTCAGTGTCAGCGGTGTGATGACGACTACTCAGTTCACGGCTGTCGCTCGTACTGGCCGTGCACTGGACGCGGGCCTGCTCACAACGGCGGCAGGTATCTCGGTCATCGTCGGGGCCATCGTGGCTGGTGTTGTTATCCGTCAGATTCGCACCGGGTTCGTGATCTCTCTGACGTTCTTGTGGCTCGCCGTCGGTATGGCGGGGATCGCCGTGTTCAACAGTGGTGCTCCGCTTGTCGTCCTCCTGATGCTGACATTCCTTGGTGTGCCTGCTATCAATGCCGCCATGGCTGGGTACTTCTTTGCTTCTACTCCAGAGTCAATGCAGGGAAGAGCCCAGGCGTTGCTGGCGACGTTTTCGGTGGGCATCGGTGCTGTGGCGCCCTTCTTGGTTGGGCTCGCATTGCAGGGCTTCGGTCCGACTGTGGCCTACACTGTCGCGCTCAGCCCGATGCTGGTCGCGCTGGGCGTCTCAGTTTTTGCAAAGCGTATAAGGGAGATACCGCGCCCTGCCCAGTGGCGGGATCTGCCACTCTGA